The nucleotide sequence TGCCTGTATCCAGGTTTATGCCGTATACCTGGTATGACACGCCGAATATTCACTTCTGTACGTTCAGGGATTTTGAGGAACTGTGTCGGCAGAAGCAGTTAACTGTCATTGAGCGGCTGGTAGTGGATAATGCTCACAAAGGGGATTGGAAAACTAAGTTGTTCCCAAACCTGATGGGCGAAATTGCGATTTATCATCTAACCAGGTGATCTGGAAATAACCAGGTGATCTTGAAATAAAGAGGTGCAGCATGAAAATAATAAATAGCAAAAAATCGTTTTTAGTACTTCTGGCCGGTTTTCTGATATTTGGCAGCGGATGGGCTGCCCCTGTTTCTGAAGCAGCCGTTCCTGAAGCAAGGCTGCTGAAAAATGAGCCCCTGCGCTTCGGAGATTACGAGGTGTATTTTTCAGCATTCAACAGTACGTTCATAACACCGGAAATTGCCAGAGCTTACCAACTGGAGCGGAGCCCGAAATACGGTCTTGTGAACATTGCTATTCGTAATGTTAAAGACAGTGAGGTTGGCAAAGCAGTGACTGCACAGCTGGAAGGTCAGCAGAAAAACCTTCTGCAACAGTCAGTGTCTCTGCAGTTTAAGGAAGTAAAGGAAGGCCCGGCAGTCTACTATCTGGCAGGTTTCCGGTTCAGTAATGAAGAGCTGCTGGAATTCAGCATCGACGTAAAGCCTGAAGGTTCGGACACCAGTTATCCGGTTAAATTCAGGCAGACTTTTTATCAGGACGGCAAATAGTTGTCCTAAATCGAGAGAAGACATTATCGTGAGTGGTGAGCATCGCCAGATTGTTCTGGCCAGTGGCAATCAGGGTAAACTGCGGGAATTCCAGCATCTGCTGGCTAAACTGAACATCGACATGCTGCCGCAGAGTCAGTTTAATGTGGATTCTGAGGAAGAGACAGGGCTGACCTTTGTTGAGAATGCGATTCTCAAAGCCCGCCATGCAGCAAAAATTTCCGGGCTGCCAGCCATTGCCGATGACTCTGGCATTGAAGTGGATGCACTCAACGGTCAGCCAGGCATTTACTCTGCCCGCTATGCCGGTGAAGACGCTTCTGATGCTGAGAACAACGCCAAACTGCTGAAGAACCTTGAAGGCTTGCAGGAGACACAGCGAACCGCCCGTTTCCACTGTGTACTGGTTTACCTGCGTCATGCGGATGATCCGACACCTCTGGTGTGCCACGGTGCCTGGGAAGGACGGATTCTGGAAGCCCCCAGCGGTGACCGTGGGTTTGGTTACGACCCACTGTTTTATGTGCCTTCTGAAGGTTGTTCTGCGGCGGACCTGCCAAAGGAAGTGAAGAATAGTATCAGCCATCGTGCCGTTGCCCTGAGAAAACTGGCAGAGCAACTTCAGGCGTAAATGATCATGTTGCAACTGCCCCCCCTGAGTCTTTATGTACATATCCCCTGGTGTGTCAAAAAATGCCCTTACTGCGATTTCAACTCTCATGCCCTTAACGGCGGGTTGCCTGAACAGGCTTATGTGGATGCCCTGTTGCAGGACTTTGATCAGGAACTGAAAGCCATTCAGGGAAGGCCTCTGCAAAGTATCTTCTTTGGTGGAGGGACGCCCAGCCTGATGTCGGCAGACGGGTTTGACCGGTTGTTGCAGGGCTTGCAGCAATGGATCGCTTTCGCTGACGATATTGAAATTACTATGGAAGCCAATCCGGGTACCTATGAACACGATCGCTTCAGGCGTTATCGGGATGTGGGCATCAACCGTCTGTCTCTGGGGGTGCAGAGTTTTCAGGATGAGAAGCTGAAAGCCCTGGGGCGAATACACTGTGCAGCCGAGGCGCAGGAAGCCATTGCTTCTTTACAGTCCATTGGCTTTGATAACTTCA is from Endozoicomonas gorgoniicola and encodes:
- a CDS encoding XTP/dITP diphosphatase yields the protein MVSGEHRQIVLASGNQGKLREFQHLLAKLNIDMLPQSQFNVDSEEETGLTFVENAILKARHAAKISGLPAIADDSGIEVDALNGQPGIYSARYAGEDASDAENNAKLLKNLEGLQETQRTARFHCVLVYLRHADDPTPLVCHGAWEGRILEAPSGDRGFGYDPLFYVPSEGCSAADLPKEVKNSISHRAVALRKLAEQLQA
- a CDS encoding DUF4426 domain-containing protein produces the protein MKIINSKKSFLVLLAGFLIFGSGWAAPVSEAAVPEARLLKNEPLRFGDYEVYFSAFNSTFITPEIARAYQLERSPKYGLVNIAIRNVKDSEVGKAVTAQLEGQQKNLLQQSVSLQFKEVKEGPAVYYLAGFRFSNEELLEFSIDVKPEGSDTSYPVKFRQTFYQDGK